One region of Chlorogloeopsis sp. ULAP01 genomic DNA includes:
- a CDS encoding glutamine synthetase family protein, which translates to MAENILFKKVKKALKEADTRFVRILWCDNANIIRGKAVHVEMLRHYFEHGVGISAGQQGVPVMYDGVVLQTGLGPVGEVSLVPDWTSLTALPYSPKNARVMGNMMLYGKPWGLCPRHFLVRMIEAARSQGLEIQAAFENEFYLLRQTADGILPADSTLFASTQAMDINCEVINDIAEALITQGIPVEQYYPESGPGQHEISMRYTDALGAADRQIAFRETVRAVAGHYNLKASFLPKIFPEAAGSGCHIHMSLWRDGQNLLPDAQGINGLSQVARAFIAGILHHLPALMALTTPSINSYRRIRPHSWSGAFRCWGLDNREAAVRVPSAVAFDKPTHFELKTVDATANPYLALGAVIAAGLDGVQQGLEIEQPVAVDPGYLSEDERTAGKIEPLPKTLGEAIAQLKQDNILLNALNSQLSTAFLAVREAEWEAMKDWELEAEVKVLLERY; encoded by the coding sequence ATGGCTGAAAATATCCTATTTAAGAAGGTAAAAAAAGCTTTAAAAGAAGCTGATACTAGGTTTGTTCGTATTCTTTGGTGTGATAACGCTAACATTATTCGTGGTAAGGCTGTGCACGTAGAAATGCTGCGCCACTACTTTGAGCATGGTGTTGGCATATCCGCAGGACAACAGGGAGTCCCGGTAATGTATGATGGTGTTGTCCTTCAGACAGGTCTAGGGCCAGTTGGTGAAGTGAGCCTGGTACCTGATTGGACTAGCCTTACAGCTTTGCCTTATTCTCCCAAAAATGCTCGTGTTATGGGGAATATGATGCTTTATGGAAAGCCGTGGGGGCTGTGTCCGCGTCATTTCTTGGTACGAATGATCGAGGCGGCAAGAAGTCAGGGCTTGGAAATTCAAGCAGCATTTGAGAATGAATTTTATCTGCTGCGACAAACTGCTGATGGTATTCTACCCGCAGACTCTACACTCTTCGCCTCTACCCAAGCGATGGATATCAATTGTGAAGTCATTAATGACATTGCTGAAGCGCTGATTACCCAAGGTATTCCTGTAGAGCAATATTATCCAGAATCAGGCCCCGGTCAGCATGAAATTTCTATGCGATATACCGACGCTTTAGGCGCTGCTGACAGACAAATTGCCTTTAGAGAAACAGTGCGGGCTGTCGCAGGACACTACAATCTCAAAGCTTCTTTCTTACCTAAAATTTTCCCGGAAGCTGCTGGTAGCGGTTGTCACATCCATATGAGTTTGTGGCGAGATGGGCAAAATCTTCTACCTGATGCGCAAGGTATCAATGGTCTATCGCAAGTGGCAAGAGCATTTATTGCTGGCATATTGCATCATCTACCAGCACTGATGGCATTGACGACTCCTAGTATTAATTCTTACCGTCGCATTCGCCCTCATTCTTGGAGTGGTGCTTTCCGTTGTTGGGGGTTAGATAACCGCGAGGCAGCAGTGAGAGTACCTAGTGCTGTTGCCTTTGATAAACCTACACACTTTGAATTGAAAACCGTAGATGCCACAGCCAATCCTTACTTAGCTTTAGGTGCGGTAATAGCAGCTGGCTTAGACGGCGTGCAACAAGGTTTAGAAATAGAACAGCCAGTAGCTGTAGATCCTGGATATTTATCAGAGGATGAGCGTACAGCCGGAAAGATTGAGCCTTTACCGAAAACTTTAGGGGAAGCGATCGCTCAACTTAAACAAGACAATATTCTTCTCAATGCTCTAAATTCGCAGTTGTCAACAGCCTTTTTAGCTGTGCGTGAAGCTGAGTGGGAAGCAATGAAAGATTGGGAATTAGAAGCAGAGGTGAAAGTTTTACTGGAGCGGTATTAG
- a CDS encoding isoprenyl transferase, translating to MTSKLFSNLPTDLDPHRLPQHVAVIMDGNGRWATSKGLPRIAGHRQGAKTLKELLRCCKDWGIKALTVYAFSTENWRRPIQEVDFLMRLFEQMLKRELAQMHREGVRISFIGDLSILPKSLQVEMQHSMTQTLQNQAIHFTVAVNYGSRNEITKACLQIAELVERGELNSQEVNENLVAQYLDTAGTSEPDLLIRTSGEVRLSNFLLWQLAYTEMYFTDILWPDFDRMAFYQALLSYQKRDRRFGKLNTSLSA from the coding sequence ATGACTTCTAAACTTTTCTCTAACTTACCCACAGATTTAGATCCGCATCGTTTACCCCAGCACGTAGCTGTAATCATGGATGGTAACGGTCGATGGGCAACTAGTAAAGGACTGCCGCGTATTGCTGGACATCGTCAAGGAGCAAAAACGCTCAAAGAACTATTGCGATGCTGTAAGGATTGGGGAATTAAAGCACTGACAGTATACGCTTTCTCTACGGAAAATTGGCGGCGTCCCATTCAAGAAGTGGATTTTCTGATGCGTTTGTTTGAACAAATGTTGAAGCGAGAGTTAGCCCAAATGCACCGAGAAGGAGTGCGGATCTCATTTATTGGGGATTTATCGATTCTACCCAAGTCTTTACAAGTGGAAATGCAGCATTCGATGACACAGACGTTGCAGAATCAGGCAATTCATTTTACCGTGGCAGTCAACTATGGCAGCCGTAATGAAATTACCAAAGCCTGTCTTCAGATAGCGGAATTGGTGGAACGAGGAGAACTCAATTCCCAAGAGGTAAATGAAAATTTAGTTGCACAATACCTTGACACAGCAGGCACTTCTGAACCAGATCTGCTGATTCGTACTAGTGGAGAGGTGCGATTGAGCAATTTTCTTTTGTGGCAACTTGCGTATACAGAGATGTACTTTACTGATATTCTCTGGCCGGATTTTGACCGTATGGCGTTTTATCAGGCTTTATTGAGCTACCAAAAACGCGATCGCCGCTTTGGTAAACTTAATACTTCCCTTTCTGCTTAG
- a CDS encoding ferritin-like domain-containing protein, which produces MLVAPSPTPEDLAEQIDFNPHYFQIQRRIRSLIERYLANEKLCDRLLDLPIQFQNPQPRPWKSIEWQTINREQIIGVKPEVFLSILVGAMDTEAPIRGYTQTSRQYLEKLHPQMARFVGGTVNDNGELIEPGLWEKEERQHTPALLKIYYQLTGEKITPKLRTVRGYLPTNDTYEDLYRHGLHRVATEYGATCLYIWLMAHSTGVLQDVLEELVQDEINHMTKFWGFGVWAFPDTSLVRVGRTLMKTRHQNYKRNNLFRTLKRMMGTLKWNDWSLSNQASLIFTFIYAMHRLWIWHSSLTPEYLQELFGESC; this is translated from the coding sequence ATGCTTGTTGCCCCTAGCCCAACCCCAGAAGATTTAGCAGAGCAAATAGATTTCAATCCCCATTACTTCCAGATTCAGCGCCGCATCCGTTCTTTGATAGAGCGTTATCTTGCTAACGAAAAATTGTGCGATCGCCTACTCGATTTACCAATTCAATTCCAAAATCCTCAACCACGTCCTTGGAAATCGATTGAATGGCAAACTATAAATCGTGAGCAGATTATCGGTGTAAAACCAGAAGTATTTTTGTCTATTCTTGTGGGGGCAATGGATACAGAAGCACCCATCAGAGGCTATACCCAAACTAGCCGACAATATTTGGAAAAGTTACATCCTCAGATGGCTCGTTTTGTCGGCGGAACAGTTAATGACAATGGAGAGTTAATAGAACCTGGTTTGTGGGAAAAAGAAGAACGTCAGCACACCCCGGCTTTGCTCAAGATTTATTACCAATTAACAGGTGAAAAAATTACCCCTAAGCTTCGCACTGTCAGAGGTTATCTTCCTACTAACGATACCTATGAAGACTTGTATCGCCACGGCTTACACCGTGTTGCTACCGAATACGGCGCAACCTGTCTTTATATCTGGCTGATGGCTCATTCCACAGGAGTACTTCAGGATGTTTTAGAAGAACTAGTACAGGACGAAATTAACCACATGACCAAATTTTGGGGCTTTGGGGTATGGGCTTTTCCTGATACATCTCTTGTACGGGTGGGACGAACACTGATGAAAACGCGCCATCAGAACTACAAGCGCAACAACCTATTCCGCACCTTAAAGCGTATGATGGGGACACTGAAATGGAATGATTGGTCTTTGAGCAATCAGGCAAGCCTCATTTTCACATTCATCTATGCAATGCATCGTCTGTGGATTTGGCATAGTAGTCTGACACCAGAGTATTTGCAAGAGTTATTTGGAGAGAGTTGTTAG
- a CDS encoding lecithin retinol acyltransferase family protein, which translates to MKGDHIYVDCGTYSHHGIDCGDGTVIHYTKREEHKGIIASTSWTSFTSGRSLKVIDYGRCDAPDIVIQRAKSRLGENAYNLFSNNCEHFARWCKTGIHMSEQVERAGAYAGGAAGSTGTATAIAAAGAAAVPAGVAITSGAGIMSGLATVGAAVGGGALAGIGVIGAAPAVAAKMAMDQVLKDDEYLTDEERQAREIGRNATTVGAIAGTAGVVGTVAAAGSVAGVSAAGITSGLAAIGGVVGGGMAAGVVIAAAAPVAAAAGLGLGVYHLCKWLSEE; encoded by the coding sequence ATGAAAGGTGATCACATTTACGTTGACTGCGGTACTTATTCCCATCATGGTATCGATTGTGGTGATGGTACAGTCATACATTACACAAAGAGAGAGGAGCATAAAGGCATTATTGCTAGCACTTCATGGACTTCTTTTACATCAGGAAGAAGCTTAAAGGTGATAGATTACGGCAGGTGTGATGCACCAGATATTGTAATTCAACGCGCTAAAAGTCGCTTAGGGGAAAATGCTTACAACTTATTTAGTAACAACTGTGAACACTTTGCTAGGTGGTGCAAGACTGGCATTCACATGAGTGAGCAAGTGGAGCGTGCAGGAGCCTACGCTGGAGGTGCAGCAGGAAGTACGGGTACAGCAACAGCTATTGCCGCCGCTGGTGCAGCCGCTGTACCAGCAGGAGTTGCAATTACCAGTGGTGCTGGAATTATGTCAGGTTTGGCTACAGTAGGTGCAGCTGTTGGTGGTGGTGCTTTAGCAGGTATTGGTGTAATCGGTGCAGCACCAGCCGTTGCTGCCAAAATGGCTATGGATCAAGTATTAAAAGATGACGAATATTTGACTGACGAGGAACGTCAGGCTCGTGAAATCGGTAGGAATGCAACAACAGTGGGTGCTATTGCTGGCACGGCAGGAGTTGTTGGAACAGTTGCCGCTGCTGGAAGTGTTGCAGGTGTAAGCGCTGCTGGAATAACTTCTGGATTAGCTGCAATTGGTGGTGTAGTTGGAGGTGGTATGGCAGCAGGTGTGGTTATTGCTGCCGCTGCTCCAGTGGCTGCTGCTGCTGGGTTGGGACTCGGTGTTTACCATTTATGTAAATGGCTATCGGAAGAATAA